In the genome of Vicia villosa cultivar HV-30 ecotype Madison, WI linkage group LG7, Vvil1.0, whole genome shotgun sequence, one region contains:
- the LOC131620808 gene encoding E3 ubiquitin-protein ligase listerin-like isoform X2, with product MKFLRQQKEIFVYLEENLKLTPQSLSDKAVAVDELEEMYQQVISSTLLALASLLDVLIFPQQEQPALENITSESKHASKARVAAVSFGEKLLADHKHFLDFLKSKRATVRSATYTVLKSFIKNMPHAITEGNIKSLAGAILGAFNEKDPTCHPSMWDVILLFSRRFPGGWSSLNVQKSILNPFWNFLRNGCFGSQKVSYPALVLFLDNMPPKAVGGDKFFLEFFKSLWVGRKISLSADRLAFFQAFKECFLWSLKNASRYNDGEDSISHFRVTLVDNILAKLIWRDFLTTGSSKGYDIISTGKESDSSEKDISHSKKADMLSTKYPMPYLQALGKCFVEILLGIHILDINLLSVFTVELENNCTSVLQQPGNMEMIEQIISFMLLLEQHAVMKGATWPLVYIVGPMLAKSFSIIRSSDSPDTVKLLSVAVSIFGPQKMVQEVFNQKRGHGTSPLLYGGDELSESEDFLQIFKNTFVPWCLQPNSCSTNARFDLLLTLLDDEHFSEQWSFIVNYVLSQSYSGSSAGLINSDQAAMLATLLEKARDESMKRKAKDGSSYRPGTNAEDWYHECLESYATAASHSLPPYSASHVQFMCSLLGGSSDGKSMPFLSRNALILIYEEILRRLVSFIQDSSFSWAQDAASMLSNDAKICVEHDSSLNIVEKAKFSLDILDGSFFCLNTLDGEGGIVSGILSAIFVIEWECNLSKALDYSLDDESMSRAKARLSFGEYARAFHNKINVHFLKSLCIDNRRRLLNILVQSVKSAIFVEDKYVNDKITSLCCTWVLEILEHVCLDENDKQNLLHQLLSRDERWPVFVVQNFNSTKAPGHQKFVAVIDKLIQKIGIDRVIAGCAMPNLSMLERSQGIASSAWLAAEILCTWRWPENSAMSSFLPSLSAYAKRSDSPQESLLDNILSILLDRSLIYGGDSTKSSVSMWPIPADEMEGIEEPFLRALVSFLSTLFKENIWGTKKASYLIELLVNKLFLGEEVNTNCLKILPLLMSVLLEPFYGYVEPGKGVQPCSLDERFVQNTMIDWLERALKLPPLVTWTAEQDMEGWLQLVIACYPFSTMGGPQALKPARSISPDERKLLYKLFLKQRLVTGVSAMTNQLPVVQMLLSKLMAVSVGYCWNDFNEEDWEFLLSNLRCWIQSVVVMMEDVTENVNGLVDNSSDNLDEMCKKIEKIILISDPFPIKISENALLSFSLFLKHCKHQQTEDTDNSNTMRTEKLDSAKDRIVEGILRLLFCTGISEAIANAYFKEAAPVIASSRVTYASFWEFVACAVLDSSSQARDRSVKSIAFWGLSKGSISSLYAILFTSKPIPLLQFAAYFVLSNEPVLSTAVVEDSACNSDINATSDQDSSRFDTSIEEKVRLKEEISYMVERAPYEVLEMDLLAHQRVNLFLAWSLLISHLWSLPSSSSDRERLIQYIQDSATPVILDCLFQHIPVEISTIQSLKKKDAELSGGLSKPASAATKATNTGSLLFSVESLWPIESEKISSLAGAIYGLMLHVLPAYVRGWFNDLRDRNTSTAIESFTRTCCSPPLIANELSQIKKANFRDENFSVSVSKSANEVVATYTKDETGMDLVIRLPASYPLRPVDVDCTRSLGISEIKQRKWLMSMMLFVRNQNGALAEAIGIWKHNFDKEFEGVEECPICYSVIHTTNHSVPRLACKTCKHKFHSACLYKWFSTSHKSSCPLCQSPF from the exons ATGAAGTTTCTCAGGCAGCAAAAAG AGATATTCGTGTATTTAGAAGAAAACCTAAAGCTCACACCACAAAGTTTGTCTGACAAAGCTGTTGCCGtggatgagttggaagagatgtaCCAACAG GTGATATCTTCAACATTACTGGCACTGGCCTCTCTTCTTGACGTTTTAATTTTCCCACAACAAGAACAACCTGCTTTGGAGAATATAACTAGTGAATCTAAACATGCTTCAAAGGCCAGAGTGGCTGCTGTTTCTTTTGGTGAAAAGCTGTTAGCAGATCATAAGCACTTCCTAGATTTCTTGAAGTCTAAAAGAGCTACTGTCCGATCTGCTACCTATACTGTATTGAAGAGCTTCATAAAAAATATGCCACATGCCATTACTGAAGGAAATATAAAAAGTCTTGCGGGAGCTATTCTCGGTGCTTTCAATGAGAAGGATCCAACATGTCATCCCTCAATGTGGGATGTAATATTACTTTTTTCTAGAAGGTTCCCAGGAGGTTGGAGTTCCTTAAATGTTCAGAAAAGCATTCTGAATCCTTTTTGGAATTTTCTTAGGAATGGGTGCTTCGGTTCCCAAAAGGTCTCATACCCAGCTTTGGTTTTATTTTTAGACAACATGCCTCCTAAAGCTGTTGGGGGGGATAagttttttcttgaatttttcaaaagctTGTGGGTGGGAAGGAAAATTTCTCTATCAGCAGATAGGCTAGCATTTTTCCAGGCATTCAAAGAGTGTTTTCTTTGGTCCTTAAAAAATGCTTCAAG ATATAATGATGGAGAGGACTCAATCAGTCATTTCCGAGTCACTCTCGTTGATAATATCCTAGCAAAGCTTATATGGAGGGATTTTCTTACGACTGGAAGCTCCAAAGGTTATGATATAATTAGCACAGGAAAAGAATCTGATTCATCTGAGAAAGACATTTCTCATAGCAAGAAAGCCGATATGCTTAGTACGAAATATCCAATGCCCTATTTGCAAGCATTGGGAAAATGCTTTGTTGAGATCCTTTTAGGCATTCATATATTAGATATCAATCTTTTATCTGTTTTTACCGTGGAACTTGAAAATAATTGCACGAGCGTTCTTCAGCAACCAGGCAACATGGAGATGATTGAACAAATCATTTCGTTCATGTTATTGCTGGAGCAACATGCAGTTATGAAAGGTGCAACTTGGCCCTTGGTCTATATTGTTGGACCGATGTTGGCGAAGTCTTTCTCAATCATTAGGTCTTCT GATTCACCAGATACTGTGAAACTTCTATCTGTCGCTGTTTCTATATTTGGACCACAGAAAATGGTCCAAGAAGTTTTTAATCAGAAAAGAGGGCACGGTACTAGTCCGCTTTTATATGGTGGGGATGAATTATCGGAATCTGAAGATTTTCTGCAAATCTTCAAGAATACTTTTGTCCCTTGGTGTCTGCAGCCAAATAGTTGCTCTACTAATGCTCGTTTTGATTTGTTGTTGACCTTGCTGGATGACGAGCATTTCTCAGAACAATGGTCTTTCATTGTCAATTATGTGCTTAGCCAAAGTTATTCTGGATCCTCGGCAGGTTTGATAAACTCTGACCAAGCAGCAATGTTGGCCACGCTCCTGGAAAAAGCAAGGGATGAGAGTATGAAGAGGAAGGCGAAAGATGGTTCCAGTTATAGACCAGGCACTAATGCTGAAGATTGGTATCATGAATGTCTGGAATCATACGCTACTGCTGCTTCTCATTCTCTGCCTCCATATAGCGCTTCTCATGTGCAGTTTATGTG CTCTCTTCTTGGTGGTTCATCAGATGGAAAATCTATGCCTTTTCTGTCAAGGAATGCATTGATCCTCATCTATGAGGAGATTCTAAGGAGGTTAGTCAGTTTTATACAGGATTCGTCTTTTTCTTGGGCTCAAGATGCAGCTTCTATGTTAAGCAATGATGCAAAAATCTGTGTAGAACATGATAGTTCTCTTAACATTGTTGAGAAGGCAAAGTTCTCTCTTGATATACTTGATGGTAGTTTCTTTTGCCTGAACACACTGGATGGGGAAGGTGGAATTGTATCAGGAATTTTATCAGCAATCTTTGTCATTGAGTGGGAGTGCAATTTAAGTAAAGCTTTGGACTATTCACTTGATGACGAATCAATGAGCAGAGCCAAAGCCAGACTGTCATTTGGAGAATATGCACGTGCTTTCCATAACAAGATAAATGTGCACTTTCTAAAAAGCTTATGCATAGATAACCGCAGGAGGCTGTTGAATATCTTAGTTCAGTCAGTCAAGTCTGCAATATTTGTTGAAGATAAATATGTTAATGACAAAATCACATCATTATGCTGTACATGGGTTCTTGAAATTCTGGAACATGTCTGTTTGGATGAAAATGATAAACAGAATCTTCTACATCAGTTGCTGAGCAGAGATGAAAGATGGCCTGTGTTTGTAGTGCAAAATTTCAACTCAACAAAG GCTCCAGGACACCAGAAATTTGTAGCAGTAATTGACAAgttaatccaaaaaataggaaTAGATAGAGTTATTGCTGGTTGTGCAATGCCTAATTTGTCTATGCTTGAAAGAAGTCAAGGGATTGCATCATCTGCATGGCTAGCTGCTGAAATACTGTGCACATGGAGATGGCCAGAAAACAGTGCTATGTCTTCTTTCTTACCTTCACTGAGTGCATATGCCAAAAGAAGTGATTCTCCCCAGGAAAGCCTGTTAGATAACATATTGAGCATCTTGCTCGACAGATCTCTTATATATGGAGGTGATAGTACAAAGAGTTCTGTGAGTATGTGGCCGATTCCAGCTGATGAGATGGAAGGAATTGAAGAACCATTCTTAAGAGCGCTTGTTTCCTTTCTGTCTACTTTGTTCAAAGAGAACATATGGGGGACTAAGAAGGCATCATATCTTATTGAACTTCTTGTGAATAAACTATTTCTTGGTGAAGAAGTAAATACGAATTGTCTTAAGATTCTTCCTTTGCTTATGAGTGTACTTCTAGAACCATTTTATGGATATGTGGAGCCCGGTAAAGGGGTTCAACCTTGTTCTTTAGATGAAAGATTTGTGCAAAACACCATGATAGACTGGCTTGAGAGGGCTCTAAAGCTTCCACCTTTGGTCACATGGACAGCAGAACAAG ATATGGAAGGTTGGCTTCAGTTGGTAATTGCCTGTTATCCTTTCAGCACAATGGGTGGTCCACAAGCATTAAAGCCAGCGAGAAGTATCAGCCCTGATGAGAGGAaacttttatataaattattcctGAAGCAGAGGCTTGTTACTGGAGTATCTGCAATGACCAACCAGCTTCCAGTTGTGCAGATGCTGCTATCAAAACTTATGGCTGTTTCAGTAGGTTATTGCTGGAATGATTTTAATGAAGAAGATTGGGAGTTTCTGTTGTCTAACCTAAGGTGTTGGATTCAATCAGTAGTTGTTATGATGGAGGATGTAACCGAAAATGTAAATGGTTTAGTTGATAATTCATCTGATAATTTGGATGAAAtgtgtaaaaaaattgaaaaaattattttgatttcAGATCCTTTTCCCATAAAGATTTCTGAAAATGCCCTTTtatcattttcactttttcttaaGCATTGTAAACATCAACAAACTGAAGACACAGATAATTCAAATACAATGAGAACAGAAAAGTTGGACTCTGCTAAAGATCGGATTGTAGAAGGTATACTACGCTTACTATTTTGTACTGGCATATCTGAGGCTATTGCAAATGCATACTTCAAAGAAGCTGCGCCAGTTATTGCGTCGTCAAGGGTTACATATGCATCTTTTTGGGAATTTGTTGCTTGTGCTGTCCTTGATTCCTCTTCACAGGCTAGAGATAGATCAGTGAAATCAATTGCATTTTGGGGACTAAGCAAAGGGTCTATTAGTTCATTGTATGCTATACTTTTTACTTCCAAGCCAATTCCTTTGTTGCAGTTCGCTGCCTATTTTGTTCTTTCAAATGAGCCTGTTTTAAGCACGGCTGTCGTTGAAGATAGTGCTTGCAACTCAGACATAAATGCTACTAGTGACCAGGATTCCAGCCGTTTTGACACGTCAATAGAAGAAAAGGTCCGTTTAAAAGAAGAAATATCTTACATGGTCGAAAGGGCACCTTATGAGGTTCTTGAAATGGACTTACTTGCGCATCAACGA GTAAATCTCTTCCTGGCTTGGTCTTTGTTGATATCACATCTATGGTCCTTGCCTTCATCATCATCTGACAGGGAGAGACTGATCCAGTACATTCAAGATTCTGCTACTCCAGTTATTTTAGATTGCCTTTTTCAGCATATTCCTGTAGAGATTTCCACGATTCAGAGTTTGAAGAAGAAAGATGCAGAGCTTTCTGGTGGCTTATCAAAACCGGCAAGTGCTGCAACCAAAGCCACCAACACTGGTTCACTTTTGTTCTCTGTGGAATCTCTTTGGCCTATTGAGTCGGAGAAAATTTCATCACTTGCTGGAGCAATATATGGCTTGATGCTTCATGTTCTTCCTGCTTATGTCCGTGGCTGGTTTAATGATTTGCGCGATCGTAACACATCAACTGCCATTGAATCCTTTACAAGGACTTGCTGCAGCCCTCCCCTTATTGCAAATGAATTAAGCCAG ATTAAGAAAGCCAACTTTCGTGATGAAAATTTCTCAGTTAGTGTAAGCAAATCAGCAAATGAGGTTGTTGCTACTTACACTAAGGATGAAACAGGAATGGATCTAGTCATCCGTCTCCCTGCATCTTATCCACTAAGGCCCGTCGATGTTGATTGCACTAGGAGCCTAGGAATTAGTGAGATCAAGCAAAGGAAATGGTTGATGTCAATGATGCTATTTGTTCGTAATCAG AATGGTGCTTTAGCTGAAGCTATTGGAATTTGGAAGCACAATTTTGATAAAGAATTTGAAGGTGTTGAGGAGTGTCCAATCTGTTACAGCGTCATCCACACTACAAACCACAGTGTTCCTCGCCTTGCTTGCAAGACTTGCAAACACAAATTTCATTCTGCTTGCCTTTATAAATGGTTTTCAACATCTCACAAATCATCTTGCCCCCTGTGTCAATCTCCGTTTTGA
- the LOC131620808 gene encoding E3 ubiquitin-protein ligase listerin-like isoform X1 — MGKQKGEGARSKARPSSSSLAASLLSSAPSSAAAVSAGFGGFVGSSRLDPSPSTEDSLPFADVDSEIAVHLKRLGRKDSTTKLKALSALSTLLQQRSSKEIVPIIPQWAFEYKKLLLDYNRDVRRATHDTMTTLVTSVGRDLAPHLKTLMGPWWFAQFDPAYEVSQAAKRSLQAIFPAQEKRLDAWILCTTEIFVYLEENLKLTPQSLSDKAVAVDELEEMYQQVISSTLLALASLLDVLIFPQQEQPALENITSESKHASKARVAAVSFGEKLLADHKHFLDFLKSKRATVRSATYTVLKSFIKNMPHAITEGNIKSLAGAILGAFNEKDPTCHPSMWDVILLFSRRFPGGWSSLNVQKSILNPFWNFLRNGCFGSQKVSYPALVLFLDNMPPKAVGGDKFFLEFFKSLWVGRKISLSADRLAFFQAFKECFLWSLKNASRYNDGEDSISHFRVTLVDNILAKLIWRDFLTTGSSKGYDIISTGKESDSSEKDISHSKKADMLSTKYPMPYLQALGKCFVEILLGIHILDINLLSVFTVELENNCTSVLQQPGNMEMIEQIISFMLLLEQHAVMKGATWPLVYIVGPMLAKSFSIIRSSDSPDTVKLLSVAVSIFGPQKMVQEVFNQKRGHGTSPLLYGGDELSESEDFLQIFKNTFVPWCLQPNSCSTNARFDLLLTLLDDEHFSEQWSFIVNYVLSQSYSGSSAGLINSDQAAMLATLLEKARDESMKRKAKDGSSYRPGTNAEDWYHECLESYATAASHSLPPYSASHVQFMCSLLGGSSDGKSMPFLSRNALILIYEEILRRLVSFIQDSSFSWAQDAASMLSNDAKICVEHDSSLNIVEKAKFSLDILDGSFFCLNTLDGEGGIVSGILSAIFVIEWECNLSKALDYSLDDESMSRAKARLSFGEYARAFHNKINVHFLKSLCIDNRRRLLNILVQSVKSAIFVEDKYVNDKITSLCCTWVLEILEHVCLDENDKQNLLHQLLSRDERWPVFVVQNFNSTKAPGHQKFVAVIDKLIQKIGIDRVIAGCAMPNLSMLERSQGIASSAWLAAEILCTWRWPENSAMSSFLPSLSAYAKRSDSPQESLLDNILSILLDRSLIYGGDSTKSSVSMWPIPADEMEGIEEPFLRALVSFLSTLFKENIWGTKKASYLIELLVNKLFLGEEVNTNCLKILPLLMSVLLEPFYGYVEPGKGVQPCSLDERFVQNTMIDWLERALKLPPLVTWTAEQDMEGWLQLVIACYPFSTMGGPQALKPARSISPDERKLLYKLFLKQRLVTGVSAMTNQLPVVQMLLSKLMAVSVGYCWNDFNEEDWEFLLSNLRCWIQSVVVMMEDVTENVNGLVDNSSDNLDEMCKKIEKIILISDPFPIKISENALLSFSLFLKHCKHQQTEDTDNSNTMRTEKLDSAKDRIVEGILRLLFCTGISEAIANAYFKEAAPVIASSRVTYASFWEFVACAVLDSSSQARDRSVKSIAFWGLSKGSISSLYAILFTSKPIPLLQFAAYFVLSNEPVLSTAVVEDSACNSDINATSDQDSSRFDTSIEEKVRLKEEISYMVERAPYEVLEMDLLAHQRVNLFLAWSLLISHLWSLPSSSSDRERLIQYIQDSATPVILDCLFQHIPVEISTIQSLKKKDAELSGGLSKPASAATKATNTGSLLFSVESLWPIESEKISSLAGAIYGLMLHVLPAYVRGWFNDLRDRNTSTAIESFTRTCCSPPLIANELSQIKKANFRDENFSVSVSKSANEVVATYTKDETGMDLVIRLPASYPLRPVDVDCTRSLGISEIKQRKWLMSMMLFVRNQNGALAEAIGIWKHNFDKEFEGVEECPICYSVIHTTNHSVPRLACKTCKHKFHSACLYKWFSTSHKSSCPLCQSPF, encoded by the exons ATGGGGAAACAGAAAGGAGAAGGTGCTAGAAGCAAAGCTCGCCCTTCAAGCAGCAG TCTCGCCGCATCGCTCTTATCATCCGCTCCTTCTTCCGCTGCGGCTGTATCCGCCGGATTCGGTGGTTTTGTCGGCAGTTCAAGGCTCGATCCTTCTCCTTCTACTGAGGATTCTCTCCCTTTTGCC GATGTTGATAGTGAAATTGCAGTGCACTTGAAGAGACTAGGCAGGAAGGATTCCACTACTAAG CTTAAGGCATTGTCAGCTTTATCTACGCTGCTTCAGCAAAGGTCATCAAAAGAAATTGTTCCAATTATTCCCCAATGG GCGTTTGAGTATAAAAAGCTGTTGCTGGACTACAATAGGGATGTTAGGCGGGCTACTCATGATACCATGACCACACTTGTTACTTCAGTTGG GAGAGATTTAGCTCCACATTTGAAGACTTTGATGGGACCATGGTGGTTTGCACAATTTGATCCAGCTTATGAAGTTTCTCAGGCAGCAAAAAGGTCTTTGCAG GCTATCTTTCCAGCACAGGAAAAAAGACTTGATGCTTGGATTTTATGCACAACAGAGATATTCGTGTATTTAGAAGAAAACCTAAAGCTCACACCACAAAGTTTGTCTGACAAAGCTGTTGCCGtggatgagttggaagagatgtaCCAACAG GTGATATCTTCAACATTACTGGCACTGGCCTCTCTTCTTGACGTTTTAATTTTCCCACAACAAGAACAACCTGCTTTGGAGAATATAACTAGTGAATCTAAACATGCTTCAAAGGCCAGAGTGGCTGCTGTTTCTTTTGGTGAAAAGCTGTTAGCAGATCATAAGCACTTCCTAGATTTCTTGAAGTCTAAAAGAGCTACTGTCCGATCTGCTACCTATACTGTATTGAAGAGCTTCATAAAAAATATGCCACATGCCATTACTGAAGGAAATATAAAAAGTCTTGCGGGAGCTATTCTCGGTGCTTTCAATGAGAAGGATCCAACATGTCATCCCTCAATGTGGGATGTAATATTACTTTTTTCTAGAAGGTTCCCAGGAGGTTGGAGTTCCTTAAATGTTCAGAAAAGCATTCTGAATCCTTTTTGGAATTTTCTTAGGAATGGGTGCTTCGGTTCCCAAAAGGTCTCATACCCAGCTTTGGTTTTATTTTTAGACAACATGCCTCCTAAAGCTGTTGGGGGGGATAagttttttcttgaatttttcaaaagctTGTGGGTGGGAAGGAAAATTTCTCTATCAGCAGATAGGCTAGCATTTTTCCAGGCATTCAAAGAGTGTTTTCTTTGGTCCTTAAAAAATGCTTCAAG ATATAATGATGGAGAGGACTCAATCAGTCATTTCCGAGTCACTCTCGTTGATAATATCCTAGCAAAGCTTATATGGAGGGATTTTCTTACGACTGGAAGCTCCAAAGGTTATGATATAATTAGCACAGGAAAAGAATCTGATTCATCTGAGAAAGACATTTCTCATAGCAAGAAAGCCGATATGCTTAGTACGAAATATCCAATGCCCTATTTGCAAGCATTGGGAAAATGCTTTGTTGAGATCCTTTTAGGCATTCATATATTAGATATCAATCTTTTATCTGTTTTTACCGTGGAACTTGAAAATAATTGCACGAGCGTTCTTCAGCAACCAGGCAACATGGAGATGATTGAACAAATCATTTCGTTCATGTTATTGCTGGAGCAACATGCAGTTATGAAAGGTGCAACTTGGCCCTTGGTCTATATTGTTGGACCGATGTTGGCGAAGTCTTTCTCAATCATTAGGTCTTCT GATTCACCAGATACTGTGAAACTTCTATCTGTCGCTGTTTCTATATTTGGACCACAGAAAATGGTCCAAGAAGTTTTTAATCAGAAAAGAGGGCACGGTACTAGTCCGCTTTTATATGGTGGGGATGAATTATCGGAATCTGAAGATTTTCTGCAAATCTTCAAGAATACTTTTGTCCCTTGGTGTCTGCAGCCAAATAGTTGCTCTACTAATGCTCGTTTTGATTTGTTGTTGACCTTGCTGGATGACGAGCATTTCTCAGAACAATGGTCTTTCATTGTCAATTATGTGCTTAGCCAAAGTTATTCTGGATCCTCGGCAGGTTTGATAAACTCTGACCAAGCAGCAATGTTGGCCACGCTCCTGGAAAAAGCAAGGGATGAGAGTATGAAGAGGAAGGCGAAAGATGGTTCCAGTTATAGACCAGGCACTAATGCTGAAGATTGGTATCATGAATGTCTGGAATCATACGCTACTGCTGCTTCTCATTCTCTGCCTCCATATAGCGCTTCTCATGTGCAGTTTATGTG CTCTCTTCTTGGTGGTTCATCAGATGGAAAATCTATGCCTTTTCTGTCAAGGAATGCATTGATCCTCATCTATGAGGAGATTCTAAGGAGGTTAGTCAGTTTTATACAGGATTCGTCTTTTTCTTGGGCTCAAGATGCAGCTTCTATGTTAAGCAATGATGCAAAAATCTGTGTAGAACATGATAGTTCTCTTAACATTGTTGAGAAGGCAAAGTTCTCTCTTGATATACTTGATGGTAGTTTCTTTTGCCTGAACACACTGGATGGGGAAGGTGGAATTGTATCAGGAATTTTATCAGCAATCTTTGTCATTGAGTGGGAGTGCAATTTAAGTAAAGCTTTGGACTATTCACTTGATGACGAATCAATGAGCAGAGCCAAAGCCAGACTGTCATTTGGAGAATATGCACGTGCTTTCCATAACAAGATAAATGTGCACTTTCTAAAAAGCTTATGCATAGATAACCGCAGGAGGCTGTTGAATATCTTAGTTCAGTCAGTCAAGTCTGCAATATTTGTTGAAGATAAATATGTTAATGACAAAATCACATCATTATGCTGTACATGGGTTCTTGAAATTCTGGAACATGTCTGTTTGGATGAAAATGATAAACAGAATCTTCTACATCAGTTGCTGAGCAGAGATGAAAGATGGCCTGTGTTTGTAGTGCAAAATTTCAACTCAACAAAG GCTCCAGGACACCAGAAATTTGTAGCAGTAATTGACAAgttaatccaaaaaataggaaTAGATAGAGTTATTGCTGGTTGTGCAATGCCTAATTTGTCTATGCTTGAAAGAAGTCAAGGGATTGCATCATCTGCATGGCTAGCTGCTGAAATACTGTGCACATGGAGATGGCCAGAAAACAGTGCTATGTCTTCTTTCTTACCTTCACTGAGTGCATATGCCAAAAGAAGTGATTCTCCCCAGGAAAGCCTGTTAGATAACATATTGAGCATCTTGCTCGACAGATCTCTTATATATGGAGGTGATAGTACAAAGAGTTCTGTGAGTATGTGGCCGATTCCAGCTGATGAGATGGAAGGAATTGAAGAACCATTCTTAAGAGCGCTTGTTTCCTTTCTGTCTACTTTGTTCAAAGAGAACATATGGGGGACTAAGAAGGCATCATATCTTATTGAACTTCTTGTGAATAAACTATTTCTTGGTGAAGAAGTAAATACGAATTGTCTTAAGATTCTTCCTTTGCTTATGAGTGTACTTCTAGAACCATTTTATGGATATGTGGAGCCCGGTAAAGGGGTTCAACCTTGTTCTTTAGATGAAAGATTTGTGCAAAACACCATGATAGACTGGCTTGAGAGGGCTCTAAAGCTTCCACCTTTGGTCACATGGACAGCAGAACAAG ATATGGAAGGTTGGCTTCAGTTGGTAATTGCCTGTTATCCTTTCAGCACAATGGGTGGTCCACAAGCATTAAAGCCAGCGAGAAGTATCAGCCCTGATGAGAGGAaacttttatataaattattcctGAAGCAGAGGCTTGTTACTGGAGTATCTGCAATGACCAACCAGCTTCCAGTTGTGCAGATGCTGCTATCAAAACTTATGGCTGTTTCAGTAGGTTATTGCTGGAATGATTTTAATGAAGAAGATTGGGAGTTTCTGTTGTCTAACCTAAGGTGTTGGATTCAATCAGTAGTTGTTATGATGGAGGATGTAACCGAAAATGTAAATGGTTTAGTTGATAATTCATCTGATAATTTGGATGAAAtgtgtaaaaaaattgaaaaaattattttgatttcAGATCCTTTTCCCATAAAGATTTCTGAAAATGCCCTTTtatcattttcactttttcttaaGCATTGTAAACATCAACAAACTGAAGACACAGATAATTCAAATACAATGAGAACAGAAAAGTTGGACTCTGCTAAAGATCGGATTGTAGAAGGTATACTACGCTTACTATTTTGTACTGGCATATCTGAGGCTATTGCAAATGCATACTTCAAAGAAGCTGCGCCAGTTATTGCGTCGTCAAGGGTTACATATGCATCTTTTTGGGAATTTGTTGCTTGTGCTGTCCTTGATTCCTCTTCACAGGCTAGAGATAGATCAGTGAAATCAATTGCATTTTGGGGACTAAGCAAAGGGTCTATTAGTTCATTGTATGCTATACTTTTTACTTCCAAGCCAATTCCTTTGTTGCAGTTCGCTGCCTATTTTGTTCTTTCAAATGAGCCTGTTTTAAGCACGGCTGTCGTTGAAGATAGTGCTTGCAACTCAGACATAAATGCTACTAGTGACCAGGATTCCAGCCGTTTTGACACGTCAATAGAAGAAAAGGTCCGTTTAAAAGAAGAAATATCTTACATGGTCGAAAGGGCACCTTATGAGGTTCTTGAAATGGACTTACTTGCGCATCAACGA GTAAATCTCTTCCTGGCTTGGTCTTTGTTGATATCACATCTATGGTCCTTGCCTTCATCATCATCTGACAGGGAGAGACTGATCCAGTACATTCAAGATTCTGCTACTCCAGTTATTTTAGATTGCCTTTTTCAGCATATTCCTGTAGAGATTTCCACGATTCAGAGTTTGAAGAAGAAAGATGCAGAGCTTTCTGGTGGCTTATCAAAACCGGCAAGTGCTGCAACCAAAGCCACCAACACTGGTTCACTTTTGTTCTCTGTGGAATCTCTTTGGCCTATTGAGTCGGAGAAAATTTCATCACTTGCTGGAGCAATATATGGCTTGATGCTTCATGTTCTTCCTGCTTATGTCCGTGGCTGGTTTAATGATTTGCGCGATCGTAACACATCAACTGCCATTGAATCCTTTACAAGGACTTGCTGCAGCCCTCCCCTTATTGCAAATGAATTAAGCCAG ATTAAGAAAGCCAACTTTCGTGATGAAAATTTCTCAGTTAGTGTAAGCAAATCAGCAAATGAGGTTGTTGCTACTTACACTAAGGATGAAACAGGAATGGATCTAGTCATCCGTCTCCCTGCATCTTATCCACTAAGGCCCGTCGATGTTGATTGCACTAGGAGCCTAGGAATTAGTGAGATCAAGCAAAGGAAATGGTTGATGTCAATGATGCTATTTGTTCGTAATCAG AATGGTGCTTTAGCTGAAGCTATTGGAATTTGGAAGCACAATTTTGATAAAGAATTTGAAGGTGTTGAGGAGTGTCCAATCTGTTACAGCGTCATCCACACTACAAACCACAGTGTTCCTCGCCTTGCTTGCAAGACTTGCAAACACAAATTTCATTCTGCTTGCCTTTATAAATGGTTTTCAACATCTCACAAATCATCTTGCCCCCTGTGTCAATCTCCGTTTTGA